Within the Setaria viridis chromosome 3, Setaria_viridis_v4.0, whole genome shotgun sequence genome, the region ACCATCAGAGGATTTTGGTTTCACCTTGTCTTATTCTTGATGCTGCAGACGACGAGGATGAGGGAGCTGTAGTTGAGCAACTTCTGCTGGTCTCTTTGAGGCAGGCTTTCTCTGCAGGATAGTTCCTCCGGCCGCAACCTCACATAACAAGGGCACACGATCTTATGTTGTTGACAACCAGATGGACATAAAATGCTTGGCGTATTAGAACCGATGTTCGATCCGCTTTGTTTACTTGTACCATCCAAGGGTTAAATGTTGGTGTATTCACTGCACCATCCCCTGCTATTCGACCGCTTTTATCCTTCCTTGGGAGGTTGTCGGGTGTTTCCTCGGAGGGATAGTTACTGTTCCCAAGCGGGAAAGTAGGGCGGCGATCGATTGTGCAACAAACGAGACAGTGAACCTGGAAGGCTGGAACACACTGCACAAGCCGCACTTCAGCAGCAGGGCAGCACGCCTGCGCCAGAGCCTGTTCTTTCACAGGCTTAACGACATGAAACATAAGTTctggggcgtttggttcccttacttatttttaagcaagtgtcacatcaatatttagatactaattaggagtattaaacgtagactatttacaaaatccattacataagtggaggctaaacagcgagacgaacctattaagcctaattaatccatcattagcaaatgtttactgtagcaacacattgtcaaatcatgaactaattaggcttaatagattcgccgtttagcctccacttatgtaatggattttgtaaatagtctacgtttaatactcctaattagtatctaaacattcgatgtgacgggtgcttaaaaataagcaaactaaACCTCTGTCACTCGCGTGCTGTAGCGATTGTAAGAACGGAAGATAACAGTTGCGAGCAAAGATCTTCCTTGTTCAATACTATCAGTTTTTTTCCTGAGGAAAAATGAAAACTACAAAGCACTAACAACGGCCCAAATTGTCCCTCAGCTTCTTAGCGAATGTTTCTACACACGCGTCAAAGTTTCTGATCACGAAAAATGGGAACTTCATAATGGGAGAACTGATAAATCTTGGCCAACGGCTCCAAGGTCGGCGGCCACCTCTTCATCCTCTCCATCTAGAGCTCGTCCTGGAAATGGAATTCATTGCATAGTATGAGGACATAGATTGGCACATGGGGAATTGTTTGGTCAGAACTGAGGGATTTCAAATGGAGGGCAACTTACGTGCTTCTCATCATCAGAATCCTTGCCGTCCTCAGCATCGGAGTCAGCCTTGTCCTCGTCTGCCttctcatcatcttcctcatcctgaGGTCAACATATGTAGAATTTAGATCAAGTAGAATGCCGAGGATAGTAAATGACCCAGGGAGAATTAAGATAGATGCAGTGCTTACCTCTAGGTCAtcgtcctcatcatcaccaccctTGGCAGCTTCCTGTTGACAAGAGATTCACAATCAGTGACGAGCAAAATTTCATAATAACAAGCAAAAACATGGTTCAGAAAAAAAGACACTTCAGACATCCAAGATTTGCCATTCAAGTGTGTGATGGATACCAAGAAAAGTAAAGAACAGAGCCAGGTGCATCAATTGAACTCCCACTGTATAATTTACCATTGTTCGATTAGGGTTGATTGTAGGCACAGAATGACAACCGtagttttatattttaaactcaCATTTGCTTAAGTTTATTTAAGCATAAATAATTTGGCTTGACCAGAGGCACTACCCATGGAAAACAGAAAGTTGACCGCCTATCATCAGAAAACTAGTCTCTAGTTCACCAAGGACCAGGATGCACGACAATGACAACACAACAACAAATATAACATAATGGACAATTACAAAGTTTGATACCCCTCAGTACAAAATGTTTTATGGTTTAGAAAATtacctcctcttccttctttttctcagcCTCATCAAAAGCAGCCTTCTCAGCCTGTCAATACTTATCATATTTAGTGCATGTTGATCAACAATAAGGTAGTGATAGGGGTTACAAAGAGAGAAACATACCTCCTTATGCTTGCCCCAGGTCTCCTCCGCAAATGTCTTGGCCAATGCAGGGTCATCGGTGATGATGATGTTGTCAAACAAAGTACCTGATTTAACCTGTAGATAGAAAATGCTGGCATAACTAATTGGGTTTGCCATTTTAACAACAGAAAGGAATCGCAGACTATCAGAAACCAACCTGCCACAGCTCAATGCCAATGTACTTGAGGCTGTCAAAAGCATAAATGTAGGGATCATCCTTGAAATCTGTGAAGCAAAAGAATCAGCATTCACATTTCACAAGCTGAACTAGTAGCAGGGAACAGGTTTAATTTCAGGAGAACATACCTGGGTTGTCAATCATAGGTGCCTTCCATTTGCCCTGGTAGTTGGGGTTCTTGATTTTCTGGCAAAAGAAAGAACTTACTGTCAGACATCAGAATACGCATTACTGATCATGTGTTTGTATGTAGGTGAAGGAACAGTCATACCTTTTGCTTCCATGGTCCCTTGTATTCTGGGTTGGGAATGGTAGGGGCGGTCCATTCaccatcttcctcatcatcccAGTCCTCAGGCTGCAATGCCACATTTTAGATGTTTAAACCAACACTCATTCATTATATGACGTGCATACTAAATTGCCAGTTTAAGTACCTTCTTAGCATCAGGGTCAGGAATTTCCTTGGGAATGTCATCATAGCCCTGAAAGTAATGGAAAAAGGAAATGAGATatgctaagaagaagaagaagaacacaGCTTGTTTCTAACTGTAATTTTCAAAGGAATTTAAGAAACTAGTGGCTAAATCAAGAGCAAATAGCTCACCAGATAAATATCTTAATTATGGCCAGGTTAAACTTTTCACAAATAATTAACATATGTACGTAATACCAAAAAATGAAACACTACCTCTGGCTTCTTGTCCTCAGGGTCAGGAATGTACTCCTTGTCATCCCAGTCTTCGGGCTGCAATCATCAATACAGAACCTCTGTTATTTCTGAAGAAACACAGGCAAGGAAATTTTAAGAAAAAGCAACCAATATTATAGCTGTACCTTCTTAGCCTCTGGGTCCTTGATTTGCTTTGGAGGAAGAATATCCCAGTGCTCGTAGACGCTGCCAGTTTGCTTCTCTTCGTTGTCAATGAGAATGCTGTATGTCGCATCAGGACGGATGATCAAAGTGTACACATGAGTCAACTGATCAGTCTCACAAGGCACATCCTTCTTGATCAGGTGGTTCTTGCCATCCTTTGTCAGGATAGTGTGAACCTTCTTCGTGCTGTACCCACAGATATCTGGTCCAAACATAATGCTGCAGTACAGAAGTACCAAGTTAACTACATGATCAGATCCAATAGTAGGGAGAAAAGAGCACAAGAATAGAGTCAAATGTTACCTGTAAGGTGTGTCCCCACCAAATTTCTTCTGGTCGACATCACCGCTAAGCAACTTGACGTAACCACCACCGCAGTCCAGCTTCTGCTCGTGCTTCACTGAGAACTGCAGTACCAGGGTCTTATCCTTGTTGCTGAACTCAGGGTACTCCGCCGAAATGGCATAGAACCTGTAGTCCTCAGAGGTCTGGATACCTGCACCAAGAAACACAGTTCAGTATATAATAAACTGAAATCACTGATCTTCCTCTCTGAGGTGTCTAGGGATTGCGCATTCACCTTTATCCTCAGCATCTCCATTCCATTTCCCAGATGTGTGGTTCCATTCACCAGCCATGTTCTCATCCTTCTTCCATTCGGATTTCACCCACCGACTTTCCCAGCCATCTGAGCATAAACAGGATCCATTTAGACAGTGCAACATGCCAGGCATGGTGTATCATTCGCAGAACAAGTAAAATCAGCAAGCAAATGTTAAAAGAGTCCTGAGGTATCCGTTTATGATTATAACATTGACAAATGCAATGGATGTGCTAACCAATCCCATTGATGATCGCCTGATGGGACAAACTGAAACTGGTAAAGTACAGAACATGGACCTAATCAACAAAAAAGAATAACAGGATAACTCATCGTCAGGCCTAGATGCTACTGATATTCCCTAATCACTACCACATGCAAGTTCCAAAATCACACTATATTTCAGAACAAAAAGAGAAATGGAATATCTGATCCGCGTCCTAAGAGCAATTGAAGTCAACTTCACCACATTATCCGAATACAGCCTATCAAACGTCAGCACCTGCATATCAGAGATGAACAGCCAACAATTATCGAACAGAGAACCCGACTAGCATAACATTGCACAACCAGAAGATCCAAATCCAAACCAGGGAGTAATTAACGCGCTGTGCCATACCGAGATGACTGAACACTGAAAATAAATAAACGCCACTAGATCCCGGGAACAAATGCACTCCGATCAACAGAAAAACGACCGAATCCCCCAGATCGCAGCAATCTGGCATCCTCAAATGGGCAGGAAAATCCTAAACCCTAAACAATTCGACGGGAATGCCACCAGATCCCCGACGGCCACCACACTCGAGACAGCTAAACCCCCACTAAAACGCTTAAACCCTACGGATCCGAACAAATTAACACCAACCAGTTCACAGGCACTGCACTCATTGATCCACAGGACGTGTAGATCCAAGCCAAGTGGCTGGGCGCATCGCAACAAACCAGATCGCGCTGCCGCTACGAGGAGAGGTGGGTTCACGGGAATCACCTTCGAACTTCTCCTGGAAGAagacctcgccggcgacggcggcgacggaggcgagCGCGAGCAGTGCCGCGACGGCGCACGAAGATCCCCTGCGGATCGCCATCCCCGGCGACGCCCGAGACGGGAACTCGCAGAAGCTTTCGATCCGATCTGACTTCTGAGACCCCCCCGCTCGTGTTCTACCGGTCGTCGCGAAGCGCGGGCGAGGGCTGCTTAATAGTAGTTGGAGCCCAGCCGGGGGGGGCGAGGGGAAGGGTTTCCGCTCACCCACCCGGTGGGGCTCACCGCGCGTAGGCGTCTCCCTGACGGCTGGGCCCGTAGGGGGTGAGCGTAAGGGCGGCTGCCGCCGTGGCGGGCGTGGGCCATGACGCCGGGCCAATGGGAGTCGAGGCTTCGGTGGCGGGCCAATGGGGGAGCGACGCGTGTAGAATTCGACGTGTCTACGCATTTCTTcctcccgccgcggcggccacatCACCACCGTTCCTTTAGGCCGGCCCGTCCTACCTGCCACGGGCCGCGCCGGCATCTCCGCCGACGGGCGCATCTTCGAAGCCTCTCGAAGTTCTAGGTTGCCACTGCGTCCTACTACTCCTACGCCTCTGTCCGGCCGCCCTGGCCCGTCGCTGCATCCGCTTCCGCCACCGCCTGCAGGCCTCAGCCACCGTCGTTTCCAGCCTCAAGCTCCCCAAGCCCGGaccgcgccgcggcgctgccCCTCCCTTTCCTTGCCGCTTGTCCGTCTTCCTGCTAGCCGGCCATCGACAAGGCTGCTTGAGCCGCCAGGAGCTCATATTCTTCCGAACAAGAATGATCATAGTTTCGATAGAGCGACGCAATGTTAGGATCTGGGCATTTCGGGTGACCAGTAACCACGCTCGCCATTGGAGCTCAGTACCACAGTGAAATAAAGATTCAAATTTCACCTTGGCATTGGCTGCACTTTGGTCTTTGGCTGAGTCTGCTACATGGGTCACACAATATCAGCCAGCTGCTTGGCGTTTGCGCTAGGCCGCTAGCTTTTAGGTGGCTGAGCCTGCCAAATGGGACATCGCTCGTGATTTCTGTTGCACTTTTTTCATGACTTGTAGAATTCTTCACTTTGGGGATTACAATTTACATCAAGGGCTTGCTGCTTCTTAAATGTGCCAATGAACTCCAGACAAATTCCCATAGCatttgctgagtacgacaaTTCCAACATTGATTGATTTCAAACTGCAATTGCTATGTATAACAACCTGATACCAAATCCAGCATTGAAGCAGTGCTTAAAAAACATAGCGTTTAACTAAGGAATGAACTCGACTCTTCCAACAAATAACATAAAGTCGCATTCTAATATTTACACTGTAACATTATGCAGCAATACTAGATTTTATGTCCATGACTTAATCTACCTTCTAACTTAAAGGGGTTGAAGGTTGCAAGCTGAAATGGAGTCAATGATCCATGCGCTGCTCACAACTTTGCCACCAGAGGCGCAGGCCAGAGCCTGAGCATCAGCTTGGCTACGACCAGTATCGACGCCATCCTTGGATTTTGGATTACCCTTGTCTTGATTCTCAACGCTGTAGACAATGAGGATAAGGGAACTGTCATCAAGCAACTTC harbors:
- the LOC117848507 gene encoding calreticulin, which produces MAIRRGSSCAVAALLALASVAAVAGEVFFQEKFEDGWESRWVKSEWKKDENMAGEWNHTSGKWNGDAEDKGIQTSEDYRFYAISAEYPEFSNKDKTLVLQFSVKHEQKLDCGGGYVKLLSGDVDQKKFGGDTPYSIMFGPDICGYSTKKVHTILTKDGKNHLIKKDVPCETDQLTHVYTLIIRPDATYSILIDNEEKQTGSVYEHWDILPPKQIKDPEAKKPEDWDDKEYIPDPEDKKPEGYDDIPKEIPDPDAKKPEDWDDEEDGEWTAPTIPNPEYKGPWKQKKIKNPNYQGKWKAPMIDNPDFKDDPYIYAFDSLKYIGIELWQVKSGTLFDNIIITDDPALAKTFAEETWGKHKEAEKAAFDEAEKKKEEEEAAKGGDDEDDDLEDEEDDEKADEDKADSDAEDGKDSDDEKHDEL